In the Streptomyces cinnamoneus genome, CGGGCTTCGCGCTCTACGAGCAGGGGGCCGACGGCGTGTGGCGGCTGGATCGCGAGTACCCCTTCGGGCGGGAGCCCGGGCCCGGCGACCGCCGCGCGGGGCGCGGCGTGGAGCTGGACGCCCAGCCCTTCCCCCGGACGCAGGCGGACGGCCGGCAGCAGCGCCAGGACCGGGAGACGGGCTCCGCCTCCGCGCAGACCCCCGCGGCCATGCCGCCGCCCCGCCGGCCGGGCGTCGCCCGCCCGCCGGCGGCCTCCCGCTGACCCCGTACGGGCGAGTCCCCCACCGGCCCGGCCTCACCCGTTCGGGCTACGCGTAGCCGCCTCGGCGGAATGGTAGGGGTGCACCATGGACTGGCTGACTCGACTGCCGGTGATCGGACCCGTGCTCCGCGGCCCGGTCACCCGCCTCACGCGCACGCACGCGTGGCGCTCGTACGAGACCCTCGACCGGGTGAAGTGGACCCGGCTGGCAGCCGCGATCACCTTCACGAGCTTCGTCGCGCTCTTCCCCCTGTTGACCCTCGGCGCCGCCGTGGCCGCGGCGCTGCTCAGCGACCAGCGGACCCATGAGCTGGAGGACCGGCTGGCCGAGCAGGTGCCCGGCATCTCCGCCAGCCTCGACGTGCGGTCCTTCTCGGAGAACGCGGGCACGGTCGGCCTCGTCGCCGGCGCGCTGCTGCTGTTCACCGGCGTCAGCTGGGTGGGCTCCCTGCGCGAGTGCCTGCGCGCGGTGTGGGAGGTGGAGGAGGCCCCCGGTAATCCGGTGCTCCTCAAGCTCAAGGACGCGGCGGTGCTGCTGGGCCTGGGCGCCGTGGTGCTGCTGTCCGCCGCCTGCTCGGCCTTCGCCTCGGCGGCGGTGGACTGGGTCGCGGACCGCACGGGGCTGGACGGGGCGGGCGGACTGCTCACGGCCGTCGGCTTCTGCATCGCCGTCCTGGCCGATTTCCTGCTGATGCTCTACGTCCTGACGCGCCTGCCCGGCGTCCACCCCGGCCGCCGCCGGCTGGCCGTCGGCGCCCTGCTCGGCGCGGTCGGCTTCGAGGTGCTCAAGCTGGTGCTGAGCGGCTATCTGCAAGGGGTCGCCGCCAAGAGCATGTACGGCGCCTTCGGCACGCCCATCGCGCTGCTGCTGTGGATCAACTTCACGGCCAAGCTGACGCTCTACTGTGCCGCCTGGACGGCCACCGGTGCGAAGGGCGGCACGCCCGGGCGGCACAGCGAGGAGGAGCCCGGCCCGGTCAGCCCCGGTCGCCGGAGCCCTTCGAGTCCTTGCGCCGCACCAGCTCCGGCAGCGGATGACGGCGGTGCACCACGTACCCCGCCACCGCCAGGACCGCCAGCGCCCCGCCCGTGAGGCCGACCGCCGTCCACATCCCGTCGCCGCCGGACGCCGCCGCGGCCTGGGTGCTGCCGCTGCCCCTGGCGCCGCCCCGGCCGTCGCCGGGCTTGTCCGTCCCGCCCTCCGGCGGCACGAGCACACCGACCGGCTTCACGTGGCCGGCCGCCTCGAAGCCCCAGTCCAGCAGCCGCTGGGTCTCCTTGTAGACCTCGTTGGGCTCCTTGATGTCCGGGTTCATGACGGTGACGAGCAGCTTCTTGCCGTCGTGCTGGGCGACGCCGGTGAAGGTGTTGCCGGCGTTGGTGGTGGAACCGTTCTTCACGCCCGCCATGCCCTTGTAGGGGGGCAGCCCCTGGGCGCCGGTGAGCAGCCGGTTGGTGTTGGCGATCTCCTTCGTCCTCCCCGGCCGCTCCTCGTCGGGGAACTGCGTCCGGGCCGTCGAGCAGTACTCCCGGAAGTCCGCCTTCTGCAGGCCGGAGCGGGCGAAGAGCGTGAGGTCGTACGCGCTGGAGACCTGGCCCTCGGCGTCGTAGCCGTCGGGGGTGACGACGTGGGTGTCCAGGGCCTGGAGGTCCTCGGCGTGCGCCTGCATGTCCTTGACGGTCTGTGCCACGCCGCCGTTCATCGCGGACAGGACGTGCACGGCGTCGTTGCCCGAGCGCAGGAAGACGCCCATCCACATGTCGTGGACGGAGTAGCTCAGGCCTTCCTTCATGCCGACCTGGCTGCTGCCCTCGCCCATGCCCAGCAGGTCGGTGGGCTTCACCTTGTGCTGTTGCGTCTTGGGGAACTTGGGCAGCACCGTGTCGGCGAAGAGCATCTTCAACGTGGAGGCGGGCGGCAGCTTCCAGTGCGCGTTGTGCGCGGCCAGCACGTCGCCGGACTCGGCGTCGGCCACCAGCCAGGAGTCGCCGCTCAGCTCCTCGGGCAGCGCCGGGGCGCCGGGGCCCGGCCGTACCTGGGTGCCGGGCTTGCCGAGCAGCTCGCCGCCCACGGTGGACATCCTGGCGGGCGGCTGCTTCGGCGTCCTGCCCTTGCCGTCGGCGGCCGCGCTCGCGCTCGCGGTGGGCGTGGGGGAGGCGGTGGCGGCGAGCGCGGGAGCGGCGGTGGCCAGCGGGAGCAGCAGCGAGGCACCGGCCGCCAGCAGGGTGGCCGGGCCGCGAGAGGTGCGGCGGGGTCGCGTCGCGGAGTACCGCGCGGAGGGCCGCGGGCGGTGTGATGTGATCGTCGGCACGCTGGTGAACGTACCTCCGTGTCCGTCGAACAAGAACGCCACCCCACGGCGGGCCTCCGTCGAGGACCCGATAGGACCAGTCGAGGACCCGATAGGACCAGCGTCCGAACCCGAACGCATACTGAAACCCATGGTGAAGTCTTCCGGGGAAGCAGCCCCCCGAACCCCCGCGACCCTCTCCCGTCCCGTGTCCTGGTTCCTGCTCGCCTTCGGGGTGTGGAGCTGGTTCATCTGGATCACTTTCGTCAAGAACCTGTGGAAGGACGGCAGCGGGCTCGCCTTCGACGACGCGGGCGAGCCCACCGGCTACTTCTGGGTCCATCTGCTGCTCGCGGTCACCTCGTTTCTTCTGGGGACGGCTGTCGGCCTGATCGGGTTGCGTGGCGTCAGGGCCCTGCGGCGCACGTCATAAGGCGTGCCGTCGCTTTTCGGACACCCCGGGTGCCGGCCACTTCCGGCGTTTTCCGGACGCACGAACGTTCGCCTGTCTACGGTGATGCGCATCACTGGGCGGGAGGGGCGCGGGGATGCGTGGTGTCCGGATTCGGGCGGGGGCGGGTGCGGTGTGCGTGGCGCTGCTGGCGGTGGCGGCCGGGGGCTGCCGGCTGGTGCCGGGGGATGACGACGACGGGCGCCCGGTCCGGGTGGGCACGACCGACACGGTCAGCGCGCTCGACCCGGCCGGTGCCTACGACGCGGGTTCCTGGGCGCTCTACGGCAACGTCTACCAGTCCCTGTTGACCTTCGCCCCGGGCTCCAGCACCCCGGTGCCGGACGCGGCGCGCAGCTGCACGTTCAAGGGCGAGGGGTTACGCACGTACACGTGCACGCTGCGCCGGGGGCTGAGGTTCGCCAACGGGCACGCGCTGACGTCGAGGGACGTGAAGTTCTCCTTCGACCGCATCGCCCGCATCAAGTCGCCGCAGGGGCCGGGGCCGGTGCTGGAGACCCTGGAGTCGGTGGCGGCCCCGCGGGAGGACGAGGTCGTCTTCCGGCTGAAGGTCCCGGACGCGACGTTCCCGTTCAAGATAGCCACGGGCGCCGGCTCGATCGTCGACAGCGACGCCTATCCGGCGGACCGGCTGCGCAAGGGCGACGGCGTGGACGGCTCCGGTCCGTACGTGCTGGCCGCCTACCGGTCCGGCGCGAGCGCGGAGCTGGAGCCGAACAAGCGCTACGCCGGGGCGGTCAAGGGCTCCGCCAGCAAGGTGACGATCCGTTACTTCGCCGACTCGGGCCGGATGAGCGAGGCGTGGCGGCAGCGGTCGGTCGACGTGGTCGGCCGCCAGATGCCGCCCGCCGACCTGGCGGACGTCTCCCTCACGGACTCCGGTGTCCGCGTGAGCGAGACCGCCGCCGCCAACATGCGCAGCCTGGTCTTCAACCTGCGCGACGGCTCACCGGTCAAGCCTCTGGCCGTGCGGCAGGCGGCCGCCGCCGTCATCGACCGGGACGCGCTGGCCCGCGACGTGCACCTGCGGACGGTCGAGCCGCTGTACTCGCTCATCCCGCGGGGCCTGACGGGCCACACGACGTCGTTCTACGACCTGTACCCGCAGCCCGACCCCGGCCGCGCCCGGCAGATCCTCCAGCGCGCCGGCGTCGCCGTGCCGGTCCGCTTCGGCATCGCCTACTCGCGGGGCGCGGCCACGGACCAGGAGGCGGCGCTGCTGAAGGAGCAACTGGAGGCCACGGGGCTGTTCGAGGTGACCACGCGGAAGGTGGAGTGGACGGCGTTCCAGGAGGGGTACGCCCGGGGCGCCTACGACGCGTACTGCGTCTCCTGGGTGGCCGACTTCCCCGACCCGGAGACCTTCACCAGCCCGCTCGTGGGCGCGGAGAGCGCCCTGCACTCGGGCTACGAGAGCCCGCGCGTGGAGAAGCTGATCCGCACGGCGCAGGAGCACTACCAACGCGACCGGGCCTCCGGTGACTTCCGGAACATCCAGCGGATCGTCGCGGAGGACGTGCCGCTGGTGCCGCTGTGGCAGAAGAAGGACTACGCCCTGAGCACGTCGTCCATCTCGGGGGCCGAGTACCTCTCGGACGGCACCGGCATCTGGCGGCTGTGGCGGCTGCACCGGATCTGAGGGCCGGGCGGCCCGGTGCCAGGCGGTGTCGCCCCCGCCTTGCCCGTGGCAATCTGGGTGCCATGGAACTGCAGCCCTGGCGGCTGCCCGCGTCACCGGGCGAACCGCCCTACTACACGACCGACACGTGCGCCGGCTGCGGTGCGGTCGTGCACGGCATCCACGGGCGCTGGACGTGCGCCGCCTGCGGTGCGTGCAGCCCGTACCAGGAGCCGCCCGAGGGGTGGGCCACGGAGATCACCCCGGAGGAGCTGGCCACCAACACGGTGGGGTACGACAGCCTGCCGAACCCCTGAGCCCGTTCAGAGCCCGTGCCGCCCGAGGAAGTCCAGGATCAGCTTCTGCCACTCCTCGGGCCGTTCGGCCATGGGCACGTGCCCCGTCTCGATCTCGGCGTACTCCGCACCGGGGATGTGGTCCACCAGGTAACGGGAGTTGGCGGGCGAGACCAGGGTGTCCTTCGTGGTGGCGATGACCAGGGTGGGGACGCGGATGCCGGCGAGGTCGGCGGTGGTGTCCCCGGACCGGACGGCGCCCGCCTGCTCGGCGGCCCCGGCCGGGACGCCCTGGGCGAGGGCGTCGTAGAACGCCTCGCGCTCGGCCTCCGGCACGGCGTTGAAGAAGTCCTCGCCGAACGCGCTCAGCGCGGTGAGGCGGGCGAACGCCTGGAGGTCCCCCTCCGCGAGCAGCCTCTGCCAGAGGAAGAGCGAGGCGTCGGCCCGGTTGTCCGGCTTGGCCAGACCGGCCGTCAGCACCAGGCCGCGCACCCGCTCCGGGTGCCGGGCGGCCGTCCGTACGGACACCAGCGTGCCCAGCGAGTAGCCGACGAGCGTGAAGGTCTCCAGGCCGGCCGCGTCGGCCGCCGCCACGATGCCGTCGGACAGCGCGTCCACGGTCAGGGGGCCGGTGGCGCGCGGAGTGGCGCCGGAGCCGGGATAGTCGGGGGCCACCACGGTGTGCCGCTCGGAGAGCGCCGGGATGACGGGCGCGAAGTTGCCCTCGATGCTGCCGCCCGCGCCGTGCGCGAGGAGGATGCCGGGGCCGGAGCCGTGGACGGTGGTGTGCAGGGGCGTGGGAATGTGTGCCATGGCCAAGAGGTTGACATCTGACATCAGTGTGAAGGTCAAGGGGAGGACCGCGATGCGCATAGGAGAGCTCTCGCGACGGACGGGCGTCAGCACCCGGCTCCTGCGCTATTACGAGGAGCAGGGCCTGCTGAAGGCCGAGCGGGACGCCAACGGCTACCGCCGTTACGGCCCCGCCGCCGTCGAGCGCGTCGTGCGCATCCGCGAACTCCTCGCCGGCGGCCTGACCACCGAGGCCATCCGCGACCTCCTGCCCTGCGCCCAGGGCGGCCCGGGCCTGATGCCCTGTGACCACTCCGCGCAGGTGCTCGGCGACCAGCTGTCCCGCGTGGACGAGCAGATGGCCGAACTGCGCCGCAAGCGGGAGGCGTTGATGTGCGTCACCGAGGCCATGGAGACCCGCCGCCGCCAGGACGAGGCGCTGGCCCTGGCGGCGCTCGGGCCGGCCTGACCCACGGTGCCCGCCGCCGACGGGCGCCGCCGTCAGTGGTCACCGGGGGCCCCGGACCGTGATGGGCCGTCAGCTCCCCGGGCACGGCAAAGGCCCCGCCCCCGGAAGAAGGGGGCGGGGCCTTTCAGGCCGGTCGTCCGTCAGACGGACCCGCAGGTCAGAAGCGGCGCGTGATCAGCGCCCGCTTCACCTCCTGGATCGCCTTCGTGACCTCGATGCCGCGCGGGCAGGCGTCCGTGCAGTTGAAGGTCGTGCGGCAGCGCCACACGCCGTCCTTGTCGTTGAGGATCTCCAGGCGCTGCTCGCCCGCCTCGTCGCGCGAGTCGAAGATGAAGCGGTGCGCGTTGACGATCGCCGCCGGGCCGAAGTACTGGCCGTCGTTCCAGAACACCGGGCACGAGGACGTGCACGCGGCGCACAGGATGCACTTGGTGGTGTCGTCGAAGCGCTCGCGGTCCTCGGCGGACTGCAGCCGCTCACGCGTCGGCTCGTTGCCCTTGGTGATCAGGAAGGGCATGACGTCGCGGTACGCCTGGAAGAAGGGGTCCATGTCCACGACCAGGTCCTTGAGGACCGTGAGGCCCTTGATGGCCTCGATCGTGATGGGCTTCTCCGGGTTGATGTCCTTGATCAGCGTCTTGCACGCCAGCCGGTTGCGGCCGTTGATCCGCATGGCGTCGGAGCCGCAGATGCCGTGCGCGCAGGAGCGGCGGAAGGTCAGCGTGCCGTCCAGGTCCCACTTGATCTTGTGGAGACCGTCGAGCACGCGCTCCTTCGGGTCGATCTCCACCTGGAAGTCCTGCCAGGTGGCCTCCGCGGAGACCTCCGGGTTGAACCGGCGGATCCGGAAGGTGACCGTGATGTACGGCGAGGCGTCCTGCGCTGCCGTCCCGGCCTTCTCGAGAGTCGGGGTAGCCATCAGTACTTACGCTCCATCGGCTGGTAGCGGGTCTGGACGACCGGCTTGTAGTCGAGGCGGATCGAGTCCTTGCCGTCCGCGTCGACCTCGCGGTACGCCATGGTGTGGCGCATGAAGTTGACGTCGTCGCGGTTGGGGTAGTCCTCGCGGTAGTGACCGCCGCGGGACTCCTTGCGCGCCAGGGCGGACACGGCCATCACCTCGGCCAGGTCGAGCAGGTTGCCCAGCTCGATGGCCTCCAGAAGGTCGGTGTTGAAGCGCTTGCCCTTGTCCTGGACGGACACGTTCTTGTAGCGCTCGCGCAGCTCGGCGATCTTCTCGACGGCCGTCTTGATGGTCTGCTCGGTGCGGAAGACCATGACGTTGGCGTCCATGGTCTCCTGCAGCTCCTTGCGGAGCTCGGCGACCCGCTCGGTGCCGGTGGAGTTGCGCAGCCGCTCCACCTGGTCCACGACGAGCTCCGCCGGGTTCTCCGGCAGCTCGACGAAGTCGGCCTTCTGCGCGTACTCCGCGGCGGCGATGCCCGCGCGG is a window encoding:
- a CDS encoding YihY/virulence factor BrkB family protein — encoded protein: MDWLTRLPVIGPVLRGPVTRLTRTHAWRSYETLDRVKWTRLAAAITFTSFVALFPLLTLGAAVAAALLSDQRTHELEDRLAEQVPGISASLDVRSFSENAGTVGLVAGALLLFTGVSWVGSLRECLRAVWEVEEAPGNPVLLKLKDAAVLLGLGAVVLLSAACSAFASAAVDWVADRTGLDGAGGLLTAVGFCIAVLADFLLMLYVLTRLPGVHPGRRRLAVGALLGAVGFEVLKLVLSGYLQGVAAKSMYGAFGTPIALLLWINFTAKLTLYCAAWTATGAKGGTPGRHSEEEPGPVSPGRRSPSSPCAAPAPAADDGGAPRTPPPPGPPAPRP
- a CDS encoding MerR family transcriptional regulator; amino-acid sequence: MRIGELSRRTGVSTRLLRYYEEQGLLKAERDANGYRRYGPAAVERVVRIRELLAGGLTTEAIRDLLPCAQGGPGLMPCDHSAQVLGDQLSRVDEQMAELRRKREALMCVTEAMETRRRQDEALALAALGPA
- a CDS encoding alpha/beta fold hydrolase, translating into MAHIPTPLHTTVHGSGPGILLAHGAGGSIEGNFAPVIPALSERHTVVAPDYPGSGATPRATGPLTVDALSDGIVAAADAAGLETFTLVGYSLGTLVSVRTAARHPERVRGLVLTAGLAKPDNRADASLFLWQRLLAEGDLQAFARLTALSAFGEDFFNAVPEAEREAFYDALAQGVPAGAAEQAGAVRSGDTTADLAGIRVPTLVIATTKDTLVSPANSRYLVDHIPGAEYAEIETGHVPMAERPEEWQKLILDFLGRHGL
- a CDS encoding SCO4848 family membrane protein; this translates as MVKSSGEAAPRTPATLSRPVSWFLLAFGVWSWFIWITFVKNLWKDGSGLAFDDAGEPTGYFWVHLLLAVTSFLLGTAVGLIGLRGVRALRRTS
- a CDS encoding ABC transporter substrate-binding protein; the encoded protein is MRGVRIRAGAGAVCVALLAVAAGGCRLVPGDDDDGRPVRVGTTDTVSALDPAGAYDAGSWALYGNVYQSLLTFAPGSSTPVPDAARSCTFKGEGLRTYTCTLRRGLRFANGHALTSRDVKFSFDRIARIKSPQGPGPVLETLESVAAPREDEVVFRLKVPDATFPFKIATGAGSIVDSDAYPADRLRKGDGVDGSGPYVLAAYRSGASAELEPNKRYAGAVKGSASKVTIRYFADSGRMSEAWRQRSVDVVGRQMPPADLADVSLTDSGVRVSETAAANMRSLVFNLRDGSPVKPLAVRQAAAAVIDRDALARDVHLRTVEPLYSLIPRGLTGHTTSFYDLYPQPDPGRARQILQRAGVAVPVRFGIAYSRGAATDQEAALLKEQLEATGLFEVTTRKVEWTAFQEGYARGAYDAYCVSWVADFPDPETFTSPLVGAESALHSGYESPRVEKLIRTAQEHYQRDRASGDFRNIQRIVAEDVPLVPLWQKKDYALSTSSISGAEYLSDGTGIWRLWRLHRI
- a CDS encoding succinate dehydrogenase iron-sulfur subunit, encoding MATPTLEKAGTAAQDASPYITVTFRIRRFNPEVSAEATWQDFQVEIDPKERVLDGLHKIKWDLDGTLTFRRSCAHGICGSDAMRINGRNRLACKTLIKDINPEKPITIEAIKGLTVLKDLVVDMDPFFQAYRDVMPFLITKGNEPTRERLQSAEDRERFDDTTKCILCAACTSSCPVFWNDGQYFGPAAIVNAHRFIFDSRDEAGEQRLEILNDKDGVWRCRTTFNCTDACPRGIEVTKAIQEVKRALITRRF
- a CDS encoding D-alanyl-D-alanine carboxypeptidase family protein, which encodes MNQLHTPKASRNQDTGRERVAGVRGAASPEDFTMGFSMRSGSDAGPIGSSTGPIGSSTEARRGVAFLFDGHGGTFTSVPTITSHRPRPSARYSATRPRRTSRGPATLLAAGASLLLPLATAAPALAATASPTPTASASAAADGKGRTPKQPPARMSTVGGELLGKPGTQVRPGPGAPALPEELSGDSWLVADAESGDVLAAHNAHWKLPPASTLKMLFADTVLPKFPKTQQHKVKPTDLLGMGEGSSQVGMKEGLSYSVHDMWMGVFLRSGNDAVHVLSAMNGGVAQTVKDMQAHAEDLQALDTHVVTPDGYDAEGQVSSAYDLTLFARSGLQKADFREYCSTARTQFPDEERPGRTKEIANTNRLLTGAQGLPPYKGMAGVKNGSTTNAGNTFTGVAQHDGKKLLVTVMNPDIKEPNEVYKETQRLLDWGFEAAGHVKPVGVLVPPEGGTDKPGDGRGGARGSGSTQAAAASGGDGMWTAVGLTGGALAVLAVAGYVVHRRHPLPELVRRKDSKGSGDRG